One genomic segment of Chitinophaga sancti includes these proteins:
- a CDS encoding M57 family metalloprotease — protein MLTKLTDMRQTLSQPIYALLLSATVLASCKKENQISQSTKPIGELATLTSFITDVTGVTSNKIVFDSVKQQFIVGGDVILSLQQAKDHYSKANSSGAEGRLGQRRYAFIVGSNIAPSITVYADPTIPAAWSTALDAAITSWNNIDCLVKITLTTTAAGASIRVGTYTDATTPTTEYASYPDALGYAGQSVNVNLYYNSLTADQKTAKIIHAFGHCFGFTHTDDSSTGTSIPETPDGDASSIFNTNPSVTTWSFYDYIAAGIVYPNYPGTKRILRYWNLSSSRHLYTLNSAELGVAANGYSAEPGTSGYIFPTQVTGTVPLYRYQIGTTGDSYYTTILNDAGSSGYTYKGILGYLYTTQVAGTRPLYHYTYPGSVNFYTVNYAELGAGSGAWVLQAPVGYVY, from the coding sequence ATCATGTAAAAAAGAAAACCAGATATCCCAAAGCACTAAACCAATTGGCGAACTGGCAACACTGACATCATTCATCACTGATGTTACAGGCGTAACTTCAAACAAAATTGTTTTTGATTCCGTAAAACAACAATTTATTGTAGGGGGAGACGTAATTCTTTCATTACAACAAGCAAAAGATCATTATTCAAAGGCAAACAGTTCTGGCGCCGAAGGGCGTTTAGGTCAACGACGTTATGCATTTATTGTAGGTAGCAATATTGCACCATCTATCACTGTGTATGCAGATCCTACTATTCCTGCTGCCTGGTCTACGGCCCTGGATGCAGCTATCACGTCATGGAATAATATAGACTGCCTGGTAAAGATTACCCTTACTACTACAGCTGCGGGGGCCAGTATAAGAGTGGGTACATACACTGATGCTACTACTCCTACTACCGAATATGCCAGTTATCCAGATGCACTGGGTTATGCAGGTCAGTCAGTAAATGTGAACCTCTATTACAATTCACTTACTGCGGATCAGAAAACCGCTAAAATCATACATGCATTTGGACATTGCTTTGGTTTTACACATACAGATGATAGTTCAACGGGTACTTCGATTCCGGAAACACCCGACGGAGATGCCAGTTCTATATTTAATACTAATCCAAGCGTGACCACCTGGAGCTTCTATGATTATATTGCTGCTGGTATCGTTTATCCAAATTACCCGGGTACCAAACGAATATTGCGATACTGGAACCTTTCAAGTTCCAGACATCTTTATACGCTTAACAGCGCTGAGTTAGGAGTTGCTGCTAATGGTTATTCTGCAGAACCAGGCACCAGTGGATATATATTCCCTACCCAGGTAACAGGTACTGTACCTTTATACCGTTATCAAATAGGTACTACTGGTGATAGTTACTATACTACTATTCTTAATGATGCAGGATCAAGTGGATATACTTATAAAGGCATTCTTGGATACCTGTATACTACACAGGTAGCAGGAACCCGCCCACTATATCATTACACATATCCCGGCTCGGTAAATTTCTATACTGTCAACTATGCAGAATTAGGCGCTGGTAGCGGTGCCTGGGTACTTCAAGCCCCTGTAGGTTACGTGTATTAA